Genomic segment of Malus domestica chromosome 15, GDT2T_hap1:
ttgtagtagttacttccagtATTATGACATTTTTGCTTTGGTTTTGTTGTACCAGGCtgttgaatattttattaaactTCTTCATGATCTTGATGTTATATGTTCCTACCCATTAGACCCATCATTAGAAAGTGTTTTGCACTttgttgttgagtttcaaaaatcTCAGCCAGATTTAGTAGCAAGAGCTCATCTTCAGGTCGGTTTTGTCATTTGTTTCTACTTTATTCTAGATACTCATTGCTAAGAGTTCTGTTGGCATATTTGTGAATTATTGACCTGAAACTTTTGAACAGCGTCTGCTGGTTCAAGACGGGAAACTCTATGGTAGGGATCCTATCTTTGCTGTTATTATTCGAGCTGCAGCATTACCAGAGAGTACAAGGAACCATGATATTCAGAAACAGGAATCTATTATTCAACTGGGACAGGTGAAGTGAATTCTTTCTCTGGACTGATTTTAGATCTCTTTCCATTTCTGTATTTTTGGGTTATGATAGTTTCAAAATATGCTCATGTTATGTTATGGAACTATTCATTTGTTTTCTAATAAGGTGGGTCAAGGGCTATGATGATTTATCAATTTTAGCATGTGATTATTCGTGCATGAGAAGATAGaacatttttcttttgggtaCAAGATGGAACAATTAAtgagactctctctctccttttaaGCGTGCATGCAACAGAGGGGGAAGGCTGGTTTTAGTTTAGTATGCTTCTAGACACTTGCACTGGGTGCTGATTCTAACACGTGCAATATTTTGGGCACTGCAGTTAGTAATCAATTTGCTAAAAGTTTTATGCACAAATGGTGCATGGCAACGGCGTAAGCTTGGAAAGATTTTACAAGATTGGCGCGTTGTTTTTGTACAGGTATGCCAAACTATCTTCAAATCAAGatatttattagtttttcttcgGTTCCAAACTCATTGAGTTGCTCAGGCCTGATAAGGTATTGTGTTTCTGAAGTGATAATCCTATGAAGCACATATATCTTGTGTCTATCATTATCTAATTTTCCTGTTTATCGCTCTACTGATTGTCCAATTTGACTGGTGATTGGATTTTGTTTGGatagttttatttacttttttttttaaatgttgatTTGTAGATAGAGATGGCCTTCAGAAAGGAGTTTGGAGAAAATGCAAACATTTCAAATGATCAGGTATGCTGCTCTCTGAGAatattactttaatgttttttCCCGCTAACTTACTTGATCTGTTAATCATCAAATACGCTTGGATGCATTCAGGTTCTAGATAAGAGGCCGATGACATCATCATTTTTATTGTCTAATAACTTGAGAATGGCCATGTTTGTGTTGATTATATTATCTCTACCTATGCAGTGTTAAATCTTCTTGATGATtaaattttccttcatttttcgtTTGCTATTCAGCGATCATAGTGAAACCTAAATGCAAAAACCAGTATAATTTTGCTTATCCAATTTGGATATTGGATTTCTACAGAATGTCAGCGTGAAATTATTCCAACACATCCTTCTTTGGGTGGAAAAGCAAACATACTGGATAGCTTGTCGATTTCTCATTTTAGGTTTTGAATTGGAGCTTTATTCGCTCAGTGAATATTGCATGGTATATTGGTATATCTATGTTGTCCTGATCAAACTTGCAGAGAAAACAAGTCTTAAGACGGTGGTTTGCAATGACAGTGGTAAGTATTTTTATATTCTGTAAACTTAATCAATAATTCTGAATTCTCTTGTATATTTGCATGTGATATGGCTCTTCAAAGCTAATTTACTCTACTTATGCACCATCTGGTGCATCCTGTGTTTTATGATCAGGTAAACGgaaaggaaagaagaaaagggaTTATGTTAAAGATGTGGCACGAGATTATAGGATTCCACCTGCAGTCTTGTTTCTTCAGTGCCAAATATGTCTTGCTGAAGGACTTACAATGGTAATTGTGCTTTAGTTTCTGATTTATGAGTTGAAGAATGACCACTTCCAGGAAATACCTTTTAAGATGGCTGTCTAGAGAATAAGGTCTTTTTGGGCCTCTGACGGTACTAAGTAATATGCTTTTAGGTTTGGACTTTATCTGTAGCAATCTAGTTTTGTGGTTTTATATCATCAACCGGGCCATTTTATATTGTTAATCTAAGGAAAAATCCTGTCCGTTCCTAGAATAAATTTTTGCTTCaacaatttcaccaaaaatccTCAGTTTAATGAATCCAATCTATCCAGATGCTCGCTGCTTTGAAGAATGACCGCATGCTTGTACAAAGTCGAAGCCCTTTTAATACTGAGCATGAGGTATACTTGCACGATACAGTTCCAAAAAAAACATACTTAGAGGAAATGCATATTGGGAACTACTTTAGAAGTCACTGTTTATAGTTTGCACAAGTTTCTGACCTACATATGTCCTTTGTGTTCTCACCATTTCTTTAGAGGTTTATTCAGCAGTTTGAGCTCCTACAGAGAGCTTGCATTCCTGACCACGTCTCATTCTCCCTGTTTGTGGAATCTACAACCCAAGCTTGTTTATCGGTGAGTGAATTTTCTGCCAACACTGGTCGGAATTTCCTTGATATTCTGGTAGGCTTACTGTTACTTATTCCTTTTCACAGAACCTAGTAATGTATGATTACTTTAAGGATGCTCATAGGATTGCAAAGGAGATCAAGAGTAGTTTTTCAAACGACCCAGAAAAATTGGCCGAACTACGAAGGCTAGAGCAAGTAGCTGAGCACAATAGCATTGCCTTAAACGTGATTAGCCGAGCCGGAGCCCAAGACCCCTCGCTCAAGGTTTCTTTCGAGTTCAACCACCATCCGTGCTTTGCAACGGCTGTTGTTAGGCGATCGTGAAGGTGACGTTTAATTATCTCCACCAATTTTGAAACACTCCCTCAATCCAGATGCAGTCTTGTAGCATAGCACTTGTAACATCAATCTTTCAAGCATTATTTTCCAACTattcttttcattaattttgtaATTGCAATGAATAAAATACAAAACCATATCTAAGTGAGCTCTTGTCCGCTCCCTCTTTCTCATCGCCATTTATTTTCCTGCTT
This window contains:
- the LOC103400071 gene encoding uncharacterized protein, whose product is MAGTTSAEEATVNLPLPDRGTPIPSGDHTVWADVSPLLDAACKDLQDGMLIHGDNFNLFAAMSALEIMDPKMDSGMVCKYYSVDEAIEDGAAPVPTSFDKTVDVQRTIDIMDHLLACEATWHKGHSLAQTVFSCIYLLRLDRTSSHALLNSYCRVIRATCKAVISVVSDARTHEEEDLFTMTYGLPLNGDGDEKCLSMLHAVEETISRQLRACKAPSSKTRVLEDLVSLQNNSELEEGYCKALLCRLRFRKHFYHVLTSMKRPQGRGLELARKHIASCISELEYTLSSSEILRSSTFGSHEGNLEDKTTASGCEPIGFDASLNCRLSAPTPPRAIKILSWKKAVEYFIKLLHDLDVICSYPLDPSLESVLHFVVEFQKSQPDLVARAHLQRLLVQDGKLYGRDPIFAVIIRAAALPESTRNHDIQKQESIIQLGQLVINLLKVLCTNGAWQRRKLGKILQDWRVVFVQIEMAFRKEFGENANISNDQNVSVKLFQHILLWVEKQTYWIACRFLILGFELELYSLSEYCMVYWYIYVVLIKLAEKTSLKTVVCNDSGKRKGKKKRDYVKDVARDYRIPPAVLFLQCQICLAEGLTMMLAALKNDRMLVQSRSPFNTEHERFIQQFELLQRACIPDHVSFSLFVESTTQACLSNLVMYDYFKDAHRIAKEIKSSFSNDPEKLAELRRLEQVAEHNSIALNVISRAGAQDPSLKVSFEFNHHPCFATAVVRRS